In the Apteryx mantelli isolate bAptMan1 chromosome 1, bAptMan1.hap1, whole genome shotgun sequence genome, one interval contains:
- the LOC106494932 gene encoding putative potassium voltage-gated channel subfamily E member 1B: MLVLSNDTVLNSLLSKLFQDYLEQTNSSAPSHVQSGGDSLEIVYVLLLIGFFGFFTVGVMLTNIRARKLEDSRDPYNMYIASDVWPKKDRAYFQAKLTENYKLCCVFENPLAVEQPNTQIPEVKSS; the protein is encoded by the coding sequence atgttggtGCTGTCTAACGACACAGTACTGAATTCACTCCTCTCCAAGCTGTTTCAAGACTACCTGGAGCAGACAAACAGCTCTGCACCTTCTCATGTCCAAAGTGGTGGTGACAGCCTGGAAATCGTCTATGTGCTGCTGCTGATCGGCTTCTTTGGCTTCTTCACGGTGGGAGTCATGCTGACCAACATCCGCGCCAGGAAGCTGGAGGACTCCCGTGACCCCTACAACATGTACATTGCCTCAGACGTCTGGCCCAAGAAGGACAGGGCATATTTTCAGGCCAAACTCACAGAAAATTACAAATTGTGCTGTGTCTTTGAAAACCCTCTGGCTGTTGAGCAGCCAAACACACAGATTCCTGAGGTGAAGTCCTCCTAG
- the C1H21orf140 gene encoding LOW QUALITY PROTEIN: uncharacterized protein C21orf140 homolog (The sequence of the model RefSeq protein was modified relative to this genomic sequence to represent the inferred CDS: deleted 1 base in 1 codon): MQRFANPLLRQVIHRGYFDAASQTLCLQYLRALRTLQLKSFNTVFFGETDIPESLVTGDKTAEEDSLSWPIWTLAHAGSSQGWVPWRYRLLLRDKLSISWQEAIFQELCDSLTLSYGKCVIVTRDKRKPMRVGTKEFKYQETGTQPPVPPVIYMSSIKCCPEIARANGHELLALTSSYSYLYPMDVAWSSLKWFIINNRQGFALRSIERTYSYRCILFSDLIMKGIEKMTPSKWKVAINKVKRWENYCLDTFS; encoded by the exons ATGCAGCGCTTTGCAAATCCGCTTCTCAGGCAGGTCATCCACAGAGGCTACTTTGATGCTGCTTCACAGACGCTGTGCCTGCAATATTTAAGAGCTCTGCGGACGCTGCAGCTTAAGAGCTTCAACACCGTTTTTTTT GGAGAAACAGATATTCCAGAAAGCCTTGTAACAGGAGATAAAACAGCTGAGGAAGATAGCCTGAGCTGGCCAATATGGACACTTGCTCATGCTGGCAGCAGCCAAGGGTGGGTGCCTTGGAGGTACAGACTGCTGTTAAGAGATAAACTGTCCATCAGTTGGCAGGAGGCCATCTTTCAGGAGTTATGTGATTCTCTGACTCTGTCCTATGGGAAATGTGTAATTGTGACAAGGGACAAAAGGAAGCCAATGCGTGTGGGGACAAAAGAATTCAAGTATCAGGAGACGGGAACTCAGCCTCCAGTCCCACCAGTCATCTACATGTCCAGCATTAAGTGTTGCCCTGAAATTGCTAGAGCCAATGGCCATGAGCTTCTTGCTCTGACTTCATCCTACAGCTATCTCTATCCTATGGATGTTGCCTGGTCTTCTTTGAAATGGTTTATTATAAACAACAGGCAGGGCTTTGCCCTGAGGTCTATTGAGAGGACCTATTCCTATAGGTGTATCCTCTTCAGTGACTTAATTATGAAAGGAATAGAGAAGATGACTCCAAGCAAATGGAAGGTAGCGATTAACAAAGTGAAGAGATGGGAGAACTACTGCCTGGACACATTTTCTTAA